Proteins encoded together in one Variovorax paradoxus EPS window:
- a CDS encoding oxepin-CoA hydrolase, alternative type codes for MTSAAVPAITSAGAASSAPAAKLQMHREGAVLVLTISNPAARNTVNPSIYRAAAKAIRATSGFRTVRAIVLTGEGEHFCVGGDLRRLVRQRKLPQTEQMAHSDALNEWVMAMQEAPQPVIAAVEGTAAGSGFSLCLACDLIVAAEDAEFVMSNVNFGLSIDGGGTDSLARSLPPQAVIEILLGGSVQHARRLHDWGVVNRIVPRGTAYATALAWAQKLAQGPFDVQARIKELVHSARGRSRREQLDAERGVLVESLYSDESGKRIKEFLAARKKG; via the coding sequence ATGACGTCCGCCGCCGTGCCCGCCATCACCAGCGCCGGAGCGGCTTCTTCAGCGCCCGCCGCCAAACTCCAGATGCACCGCGAGGGGGCGGTGCTGGTGCTGACCATCAGCAACCCCGCGGCGCGCAATACCGTCAATCCATCGATCTACCGCGCCGCCGCCAAGGCGATACGCGCCACTTCCGGCTTTCGCACGGTTCGCGCCATCGTGCTGACCGGGGAGGGCGAGCATTTCTGCGTTGGCGGCGATCTGCGGCGGCTCGTGCGGCAGCGCAAGCTCCCGCAGACCGAGCAGATGGCGCACTCCGACGCCCTCAACGAATGGGTCATGGCGATGCAGGAAGCGCCCCAGCCGGTGATCGCCGCGGTGGAGGGCACGGCGGCGGGCAGCGGCTTTTCGCTCTGCCTGGCCTGCGACCTGATCGTTGCGGCCGAGGATGCGGAGTTCGTGATGTCCAACGTCAACTTCGGCCTGTCGATCGATGGCGGCGGCACCGATTCGCTGGCGCGCTCGCTGCCGCCGCAGGCGGTGATCGAGATCCTGCTGGGCGGCTCGGTCCAGCACGCCCGGCGGCTGCACGACTGGGGCGTGGTGAACCGCATCGTGCCGCGCGGTACCGCGTACGCCACCGCGCTCGCCTGGGCGCAGAAGCTCGCGCAAGGCCCGTTCGATGTGCAGGCGCGCATCAAGGAACTGGTCCATTCGGCGCGCGGGCGCAGCCGCCGCGAACAACTCGACGCCGAGCGCGGCGTGCTCGTCGAGAGCCTCTACAGCGACGAAAGCGGCAAGCGGATCAAGGAATTCCTCGCAGCCCGCAAGAAGGGATAG